The following DNA comes from Vibrio gigantis.
AAGGATTGGACGTTCCAGTTTGGCTAAACGTTCAATGATACCTTCTCCACTATATCCGCTAGTTTGTGAACCAGAGTCACCAACTTTTCTAATTGCAGGAATGAGTTCAGGTCGGGCTTCAATGGTTGGTATCCAGTTTACTAATTCGCCCAAAACAGCCCTACAGTTACTTGTGTCATTGTCATAATAACCCCCTGTTAGGTGATTACTTAATGGCTTCCAAGAGGTAAATGGCTTGTTTGATAATTGTCCTATTAGTGCAATATCAGGTTTATTAATTGTAATCTGCCTCGGGTCTACATTAGTAGTAAGCCAAGTTAGGTTGTTTGATTGTGTAAAAAATTCACTTAGGTAAACCCATTTTAGATGAGACTGGACTGTACTATCTTTTTTCCGAATGTTATTTCCGATGAGCTTTTCAATATCTTCAGGTCGTAACGCAAAAGATATGGAGAACCCTTGGTTATTTTTCTGAGGTGTGTCTAATTCACCAAAGTTAACCTTGCTTTCTCGAAAGATGGAAGAGTGTTCACAAATAAGTCGCATAACATTTGACTTACCAGAGTTGTTCGCACCGATGAGAAAGTTAATTTTTTGAAGAGGGGCAATTACAGCTTCATCACCGCCAAAACTGCGGTAGCCCGAGAATGAAAATCCAGACAGTATCACTCGGTAAGTCCTATAGTTCATGTAGTTATCTATAGCGTGATGATACTACTATTTGGTATGTATGTGCTCTTATTTATGCAATCTATCACTTAATAATAATATTCAACCACTTTATTTGATCATGAGCGTGTGACTCCATAAACTTGCCGTAAACACGCTCTAGCATCATTGTGCTTGTGTGGCCCATTTGTTCTGCAATGAAAGAAAGGTTTGCGCCTTTGGTAATAAGCCAACAAGCGTAAGTATGACGAGGTTGATAAGAACAGCGGTGTTGAATGCCAGCTCGTTGGAATACACTATGGGGTCAGGCCTTGTCTTTTGCCAATTATTGTTTTTGTCTAAATCTTTATTGACCCGTCTACAACTTCACACTTTATAGTGACTACATTGATTGAGAGGGGCGCTTTCTGTGTTCCCTCCAAAGTAAGTAGAGAGACACTATGAAACGTTTAATTCTAAGCATCACATTCTTTGTAATCATGGCGCTTGGTAGCTTTAATGCCATGGCTCATGCTTCAACTGTTAACTACGGTATTGCGATATCTCACGATGGTGAACAAATTGCGTATGGCAAAAGTGGGAGTGGGGATACGGCGCTGATCTTCATTCACGGTTGGAGCTTAGACAGCAGGCTTTGGCAAAACCAAGTGAGTGAGTTTTCAAAGCTGTACCAAGTGATCACCATGGACTTGGCAGGTCACGGTAACTCATCGTTTAATCGCGAAGAGTACACCATGGTTGTGTTCGCTGAAGATATCGAAGCCGTCATCGAAAAAGAACAACTCGAATCCGTCATCTTAATCGGTCATTCAATGGCAGGTGGTGTGATTGCAGAAGCCGCTAAACTGATGCCGAAAAGAGTGAAGGGCATTATTGGTGTCGATACATCGCAAAACGTCGCACTAGCGGTTTCACAAAGCGACCTAGATGCAATGACCAAACCCTTTGAAGCAGACTTCCAAGCGGGCATTACTATGTTCGTGAAAGACTCACTACCAAATGACGTAGACGCAGATTTACTTTACTGGGTAACGCAAGACATGGCATCAGCGCCACCAGCTATCGCGATAAACCAGTTCCGCCACTATCTAGGCCAATACGTAACAGGCGAAGCACACCGCGTGTATGAGAACGTGAACGTGCCAGTAATATTGGTCAACGCTCGCCTATGGCCAACCGATTCAGAAGCGAACAAGAAACACATCAAGGATTACAGCATTTACCACATTGAAGACTCAGGCCACTTCCCAATGCTAGAGCAACCTGAGCAGTTCAACACAACGTTGATGAAAGCGGTTAAGTCAGTGAAGTAGGGTGCTGTCGTTGTTAAAATATGGATGTAATCATCCTATAGATAAAACAAAGGCCTCGTGTGTACTAGGCCTTTGTTTTCTGAGTCAAATCGATGGAATCTGTCACTCTGTGATAGTCCATTATTTTTTGTCTTGAGAGTCTTTATATTTTTTTGCAATCCACTCATGCAAGTGAAGTCCCGTTTGACGCTTTAAGAATACAGTGATGCCAGCTAAAATTAACAGTCCGATTATTGTGCCCATAATTATCTCCAAAATTAGTTATCGTTCGTCATTTAAAAGTGAATCAATACATGTCGGTATTATGATTAATCCATTGATTTCATTATTTTATCTATATTAAGTCCACCAAGTTCCTCTAGGTTATTCTTGATCTCTTCATCTATCGATAACTGACGTTCAACTTGCTTTACTTCCTTCTCAAGAAACTTTTCAACTTCTTGAGATACGTTGAACATCAATCCCTGTTCACGCGCTGCTTTTCTAGCTCTTTTAAGACGAACATCTAAGTCTGATGAAATTTTAATGTTCAGTGATACTTTGGATTGTTTTTTCTGTAATGACATATCGTTTCTCAACTTTATCTAAAAAATACTATAAACTTTTCTACCTTTTTAGCAAGAAATTTCGAGGTTGGCGGATTCAGGATCGAACAAGAAATACATCAAGGATTACAGTATTTACTACATTGAAGACTCCGGGCATTTCCCAATGCTAGAGCAACCTGAGCAGTTCAACACAACGTTGATGAAAGCGGTGAAGTCAGTGAAGTAGGGTGGTTGTAATCACCCTATAGATAAAACGAAGGCCTCGCGTGCGTGAGGCCTTGTTAGACTCGTTCAACACAACACTGATCAAAGTGATTAAGAATTTTTGTATTCGCAATAGCTAAGCTTTTTTGAAAGCGACTCTAGGCTAAATTTTGCCAATGTGTCTTTAAAAGGCGAATTATGTAAGCCAGTAGTGAGGATGTCTCGCTCTTCTGCTGAAAGCAAATTAGCATGCCTGAATAATACGTAATCTAATGCTATGTGCAGGTACAATGTTGAGAAGTCAGGTTGAAGCAAATCATCATTGTTATTCAATTGCCCGACAAGCGTTTTAACGCTTCTTTGAATTCCTTCCTTTCCTCTAATCGTTAGCACGTTTTGCTCAGCTTCGAAGCGGCTTAGTGCTGCGCAGCGAAATGCCACCTCCATCAGCGTTTTACTCAGTCCCAATAACGACATGCGTTGAGTGTCGCTAGCCTTGGTCGCTGCTAGTTTTTCAGTTGGGTAAGCTTGCATGAGAAATTCGCAGATCGTTAAGCTCTCGGTGAGTGTAACCTCATCACTGGTTTCTAGAACCGGAATGGTACTGAATGGATTGATTGTGACCAATGTGTTTGGCGTTTGCCACGGGTCGATCCATTCAAGAACTATTGGAGCATCACACAGATAGGCCGTGGCTAACACTGCTCTGGAGAATGGAGAGGTGTCGTTTAAATACAGTTT
Coding sequences within:
- a CDS encoding alpha/beta fold hydrolase; this encodes MKRLILSITFFVIMALGSFNAMAHASTVNYGIAISHDGEQIAYGKSGSGDTALIFIHGWSLDSRLWQNQVSEFSKLYQVITMDLAGHGNSSFNREEYTMVVFAEDIEAVIEKEQLESVILIGHSMAGGVIAEAAKLMPKRVKGIIGVDTSQNVALAVSQSDLDAMTKPFEADFQAGITMFVKDSLPNDVDADLLYWVTQDMASAPPAIAINQFRHYLGQYVTGEAHRVYENVNVPVILVNARLWPTDSEANKKHIKDYSIYHIEDSGHFPMLEQPEQFNTTLMKAVKSVK
- a CDS encoding site-specific integrase translates to MQHRCSYQPRHTYACWLITKGANLSFIAEQMGHTSTMMLERVYGKFMESHAHDQIKWLNIIIK
- a CDS encoding glutathione S-transferase family protein, with amino-acid sequence MKLYLNDTSPFSRAVLATAYLCDAPIVLEWIDPWQTPNTLVTINPFSTIPVLETSDEVTLTESLTICEFLMQAYPTEKLAATKASDTQRMSLLGLSKTLMEVAFRCAALSRFEAEQNVLTIRGKEGIQRSVKTLVGQLNNNDDLLQPDFSTLYLHIALDYVLFRHANLLSAEERDILTTGLHNSPFKDTLAKFSLESLSKKLSYCEYKNS